The Streptomyces phaeolivaceus genome has a window encoding:
- a CDS encoding regulator, translating into MTERPAQRTPNRQLAALIAEAGFSNAGLARRVDQLGLEHGLDLRYDKTSVTRWLRGQQPRGTTPALIAEVFTRRLGRRLTAQDLGLDACAPVYAGLEFAATPEEAIDIVGGLWRKDSGSHAELRKIAFTPAGLVVPSRDWLIGRADDRVGRGDPAATRVPPQGRPVVPRQRSQTERGPGQKVTGGDIAALRSVGELFRALDDAYGGGHARQALVRYLEHEAEPMLRGAYGEQIGRRLFAAAADLTRLAGWTSYDIGAHGLAQRYFVQALRLAQAAGDRAYGAYVLVTMSRQAVYLGHGREAVQLARVAQQGVGSAVPPVVQSLLHSVEARGHAVLGEVRASTAALVRAERALETARPGDEVPYWARFFDEAQLADEFGHSHRDLQQYRAAAQHAERSLQLRAPAYARSRLFCRVVLASARLGLGELDQACQLGAEAAGQAAEMRSVRAVEYVRDFERRLEPYRDAAPVRGYRDKVAALG; encoded by the coding sequence ATGACGGAACGACCCGCGCAGCGCACCCCCAACCGCCAGCTCGCCGCCCTCATCGCAGAAGCGGGGTTCTCGAACGCGGGACTAGCGCGCCGTGTGGACCAGCTCGGTCTCGAACACGGCCTCGACCTCAGATACGACAAGACGTCGGTCACCCGCTGGCTGCGAGGTCAGCAGCCCCGGGGGACGACACCCGCCCTCATCGCCGAGGTGTTCACCCGCCGCCTCGGCCGTCGGCTCACCGCCCAGGACCTCGGCCTGGACGCCTGCGCCCCCGTCTACGCGGGCCTGGAGTTCGCCGCCACCCCCGAGGAGGCCATCGACATCGTCGGCGGCCTGTGGCGCAAGGACTCCGGCAGCCACGCCGAACTCCGCAAGATCGCGTTCACCCCGGCCGGACTGGTCGTCCCCAGCCGGGACTGGCTGATCGGCCGGGCCGACGACCGGGTGGGGCGCGGTGACCCGGCAGCCACCCGGGTCCCCCCGCAGGGCCGCCCTGTCGTCCCCCGGCAGCGCAGCCAGACCGAGCGCGGCCCCGGCCAGAAGGTCACCGGCGGGGACATCGCCGCCCTCCGCTCCGTGGGGGAGCTGTTCCGCGCCCTCGACGACGCGTACGGCGGCGGCCACGCCCGCCAGGCCCTCGTGCGCTACCTGGAGCACGAGGCCGAGCCCATGCTGCGCGGCGCCTACGGCGAACAGATCGGCCGACGGCTGTTCGCCGCCGCCGCCGACCTGACCCGGCTGGCCGGCTGGACCTCGTACGACATCGGGGCGCACGGCCTCGCCCAGCGGTACTTCGTGCAGGCGCTCAGGCTGGCGCAGGCGGCGGGGGACCGGGCGTACGGGGCGTATGTGCTCGTCACGATGAGCCGTCAGGCGGTCTATCTGGGGCACGGACGGGAGGCCGTGCAGCTCGCGCGCGTCGCCCAGCAGGGCGTCGGGTCGGCCGTGCCGCCGGTGGTGCAGTCGCTGCTGCACTCCGTCGAGGCCCGCGGGCACGCGGTGCTCGGTGAGGTGCGGGCCTCCACGGCCGCGCTGGTCCGCGCCGAACGCGCCCTGGAGACGGCCCGCCCCGGGGACGAAGTCCCGTACTGGGCGCGGTTCTTCGACGAGGCGCAGCTCGCCGACGAGTTCGGCCACAGCCACCGCGACCTCCAGCAGTACCGGGCCGCGGCCCAACACGCGGAACGCTCCCTGCAGTTGAGGGCGCCCGCCTACGCCCGCAGCAGGCTCTTCTGCCGGGTCGTCCTCGCCTCCGCCCGTCTGGGCCTCGGCGAACTCGACCAGGCCTGCCAGTTGGGCGCGGAGGCCGCGGGACAGGCCGCCGAGATGCGGTCCGTACGAGCCGTGGAGTACGTCCGCGACTTCGAACGCCGCCTGGAGCCCTACCGGGACGCCGCCCCGGTGCGGGGTTACCGGGACAAGGTGGCGGCGCTCGGCTAG
- a CDS encoding NAD(P)/FAD-dependent oxidoreductase has product MLESVHQSAYQADTDDVDVIVVGAGVAGLAAAGHLTRAGLRTTVLEAAPAVGGRMSTEKIDGFRLDRTAQLLSTSYPELRRTPGLDTLPLRPFAPGVLLHADGRHQRAGATPVLRSARGALTAARALASAPRLPRNQGRPQVRSTGTRPGRLGAPADQSRLAMALARLAATAPERLLTRAEVPASQALATRGFPPRTIDGFVRPLLAALLADPALGTSSRCADLALHTFATGRLCVTEGGADTLPELLAAALPPGSVRTGVEVTGISTTSVTTAHHGVLGCRAVVLATDARSAAGLLPGLRVPGFHPVTVLHHATDEPPLGEPALLLDADRSGPVSHTAVISQVDPSRAPAGRALITSTVLGTPPAPAHLDATVRAQLARLYRTSTTRWELLAAYHVPEAVPAMPAPHDLRRPVRLLAGLYVCGDHRDTSTVQGALHSARRAAHAVLTDLDARPTFLEEPLDAAA; this is encoded by the coding sequence GTGCTTGAGTCGGTGCACCAGTCGGCGTACCAGGCGGACACGGACGACGTGGACGTCATCGTCGTAGGAGCCGGCGTCGCCGGCCTCGCTGCGGCCGGACATCTGACCAGGGCGGGTCTGCGGACCACCGTCCTGGAGGCCGCCCCCGCCGTCGGCGGCCGTATGTCCACCGAGAAGATCGACGGCTTCCGGCTGGACCGGACGGCGCAGTTGCTCTCCACCTCGTACCCGGAACTGCGCCGCACCCCGGGCCTGGACACGCTGCCCCTGCGGCCGTTCGCCCCGGGCGTCCTGCTGCACGCCGACGGCCGTCATCAGCGGGCCGGCGCCACCCCCGTCCTGCGGAGCGCGAGGGGCGCACTCACGGCCGCACGCGCCCTCGCAAGCGCCCCCAGGCTCCCCCGCAACCAGGGCCGTCCACAGGTCCGTTCCACGGGCACCCGGCCCGGCCGGCTGGGCGCTCCCGCCGACCAGTCGCGGCTGGCCATGGCCCTGGCCCGGCTCGCCGCGACGGCCCCCGAGCGGCTGCTCACCCGGGCGGAGGTCCCGGCCTCCCAGGCGCTGGCGACCCGGGGTTTCCCGCCCCGGACGATCGACGGTTTCGTACGCCCCCTGCTGGCCGCGCTGTTGGCGGACCCGGCGCTGGGGACCTCCAGCCGGTGCGCCGACCTCGCCCTGCACACGTTCGCGACGGGTCGGCTGTGTGTCACCGAGGGCGGCGCGGACACGCTTCCGGAGCTGCTGGCGGCGGCGCTGCCGCCGGGCTCGGTGCGTACGGGGGTCGAGGTCACCGGGATCAGCACGACCTCGGTGACGACGGCGCACCACGGGGTGCTCGGCTGCCGTGCGGTGGTGCTGGCCACGGACGCCCGCTCGGCCGCCGGGCTGCTGCCGGGACTGCGGGTGCCGGGGTTCCATCCGGTGACGGTGCTGCACCACGCCACGGACGAGCCCCCGTTGGGCGAACCGGCGCTGCTCCTTGACGCCGACCGCAGCGGGCCCGTCTCGCACACGGCGGTGATCAGCCAGGTCGACCCGAGCCGGGCACCGGCGGGCCGCGCCCTGATCACCTCCACGGTCCTCGGCACTCCCCCGGCCCCCGCGCACCTCGATGCCACGGTCCGCGCCCAACTGGCCCGGCTCTACCGGACGTCCACCACCCGCTGGGAACTCCTCGCCGCGTACCACGTGCCGGAGGCGGTCCCCGCGATGCCCGCGCCGCACGATCTGCGCCGCCCGGTACGGCTGCTGGCCGGTCTGTACGTCTGCGGCGACCACCGGGACACCAGCACCGTCCAGGGCGCCCTGCACTCGGCCCGCCGGGCCGCCCACGCGGTGCTGACGGACCTGGACGCCCGCCCGACGTTCCTGGAGGAGCCGTTGGACGCCGCCGCGTGA
- a CDS encoding TIGR01777 family oxidoreductase, with the protein MTVESPVPPGSRIAIAGASGLIGSALARSLTDDGHEVLRLVRRAPRARGEVRWDPEAGQVDVAGLAGCAAVVNLAGAGVASRRWTDAYKATIRDSRVLGTRTLAEAAAALDTPPNVFVNGSAIGFYGFTGDRVVDESAGPGSEFLSSLCVEWEGAAGAAREAGIRTAFARTGLVVARGGGAWGPLFPLFKAGLGGRMGNGRQYWSFISLHDEVAALRHLLFTPALSGPFNLTAPAPLTNREITAAMGRVLRRPTLFTVPAPALRLALGGVAGDVLGSTRAVPTRLLESGFTFRYPEIDDAIRVAAGR; encoded by the coding sequence ATGACCGTTGAATCGCCCGTTCCGCCCGGTTCCCGTATCGCGATCGCCGGTGCGTCCGGCCTGATCGGTTCGGCGTTGGCACGCTCCCTCACCGACGACGGCCACGAGGTGCTCCGGCTCGTGCGGCGGGCGCCCCGGGCGCGGGGCGAGGTGCGCTGGGACCCGGAGGCGGGTCAGGTCGACGTGGCGGGGCTCGCGGGGTGCGCGGCCGTCGTCAACCTCGCGGGCGCGGGGGTGGCGTCCCGGCGCTGGACGGACGCGTACAAGGCGACGATCCGCGACAGCCGTGTCCTCGGCACCCGGACGCTCGCCGAGGCCGCCGCCGCCCTCGACACCCCGCCGAACGTCTTCGTCAACGGCAGCGCGATCGGCTTCTACGGCTTCACGGGCGACCGGGTGGTGGACGAGTCGGCGGGGCCGGGCTCGGAGTTCCTGTCCTCGCTGTGCGTGGAGTGGGAGGGGGCGGCCGGGGCCGCGCGGGAGGCCGGGATCCGGACGGCGTTCGCCCGTACGGGGCTGGTGGTGGCCCGGGGCGGTGGTGCGTGGGGGCCGCTGTTCCCGCTGTTCAAGGCCGGGTTGGGCGGGCGGATGGGGAACGGCCGCCAGTACTGGAGCTTCATCTCGCTGCACGACGAGGTCGCCGCGCTGCGGCATCTGCTGTTCACACCGGCCCTGTCCGGGCCGTTCAATCTGACGGCGCCGGCCCCGCTCACCAATCGCGAGATCACGGCGGCGATGGGTCGTGTGCTGCGCCGGCCCACCCTGTTCACGGTGCCCGCGCCCGCGCTCCGGCTCGCGCTCGGCGGCGTCGCCGGGGACGTCCTGGGCAGCACACGGGCCGTCCCGACGCGGTTGCTGGAGTCGGGGTTCACGTTCCGGTACCCGGAGATCGACGACGCGATTCGGGTGGCGGCGGGGAGGTAG